A section of the Candidatus Tisiphia endosymbiont of Nedyus quadrimaculatus genome encodes:
- the iscX gene encoding Fe-S cluster assembly protein IscX, whose protein sequence is MHWNDVDEIAISLEKNYSDEDISELTLKDLEDLIKSLSDFDDHEIETNKEVLKEILEAWKEIKDSNFED, encoded by the coding sequence ATGCATTGGAATGATGTTGACGAAATTGCTATAAGTTTAGAAAAAAATTATTCCGATGAGGATATATCTGAATTAACACTAAAAGATCTTGAGGACTTAATAAAATCATTGAGTGATTTTGATGACCACGAAATTGAGACAAATAAAGAAGTGTTAAAAGAAATTCTCGAGGCTTGGAAAGAGATTAAAGATAGTAATTTTGAAGATTAA
- the elbB gene encoding isoprenoid biosynthesis glyoxalase ElbB has translation MKNVAVVISGCGYLDGAEIFETVFTLLELDKHNVNVKIFAPNKNQHYVINHLTQEKMLEERNILAESARIARGKIQPLNQIRAEDFDALILPGGFGAALNLSDIGLKNENATVLKDLQEIIVGFYNLSKPIGAICIAPALLAIVLRNHTKIKVTLGESNDLINKLGATGETCNAQDIVVDEDNRLVTTPAFMLDAPLAQIHKGIKGLVIKVLQMCANI, from the coding sequence ATGAAAAATGTTGCTGTAGTTATTTCAGGTTGTGGATATTTAGATGGGGCTGAAATCTTTGAGACAGTTTTTACATTATTGGAACTTGATAAGCATAATGTAAATGTAAAAATTTTTGCTCCTAATAAAAATCAACATTATGTGATTAACCATCTAACTCAAGAAAAAATGTTAGAGGAACGTAATATATTGGCTGAATCAGCACGCATTGCTCGTGGTAAAATCCAACCATTAAATCAAATACGTGCTGAAGATTTTGATGCTTTAATATTACCGGGTGGGTTTGGTGCTGCACTAAATTTGTCTGATATAGGACTCAAAAATGAAAATGCTACAGTACTAAAAGATTTACAGGAAATAATAGTAGGCTTTTATAATTTATCAAAACCAATTGGAGCTATATGTATTGCTCCTGCTTTACTTGCTATAGTCTTAAGAAATCATACAAAAATTAAGGTTACTCTTGGAGAATCAAATGATCTGATAAATAAGCTAGGAGCAACAGGAGAAACTTGTAATGCTCAAGATATAGTCGTGGACGAAGATAATAGATTGGTTACTACTCCTGCTTTTATGTTAGATGCTCCTTTAGCACAAATACATAAAGGTATTAAGGGTTTAGTAATTAAAGTGCTGCAAATGTGTGCTAATATCTGA
- a CDS encoding D-alanyl-D-alanine carboxypeptidase family protein: MLIRLLLFFTCVITFSTNLRPVYAAKKLVSSPPQTSLVVDYNTGRILYDKNSTTRIYPASLTKLMTLYLLFEAVESGRLSMNQRLYVSKNAEKMLPCKLGLKEKETITVREAILGLIIRSANDAAVVVAENIKGTEEKFAQLMNIRARHLGMKDTDFKNASGWHHPCQKTTARDLAKLSIAIKRDFPKYYAFFSRNNFVFRGNIVRGHNKVNETYAGVEGLKTGYNIPAGYNLITAATRQNKSLVAIVTGGKSAESRNMQMVKLLDSHFDQPRNDKTMVNKLIVKTTVPSRTYGKKTKSTKVATNLKVRNRKRL; this comes from the coding sequence ATGTTAATACGATTATTGCTATTTTTTACTTGCGTAATAACATTCAGTACAAACCTACGACCTGTTTATGCTGCAAAAAAGCTTGTGTCTTCGCCACCTCAGACAAGTCTTGTCGTAGATTACAATACTGGTAGGATACTGTACGATAAAAATTCTACTACTAGAATATATCCGGCTTCATTGACAAAATTAATGACCTTGTATTTGTTATTTGAAGCAGTAGAATCTGGCAGGTTATCAATGAATCAAAGATTATATGTTTCAAAAAACGCAGAGAAAATGTTACCATGCAAATTAGGGCTTAAAGAAAAAGAAACTATTACTGTAAGAGAAGCTATTTTAGGTCTAATTATTAGATCAGCAAACGATGCAGCTGTGGTAGTAGCTGAAAATATTAAAGGTACTGAAGAAAAATTTGCTCAGTTGATGAATATTCGTGCTAGACATCTTGGTATGAAAGATACTGATTTTAAAAACGCTTCTGGATGGCATCACCCTTGTCAGAAAACTACGGCCCGAGATCTTGCTAAACTATCTATAGCTATTAAGCGAGATTTCCCTAAATATTATGCTTTCTTCTCTAGAAACAACTTTGTTTTTAGAGGCAATATTGTACGAGGACATAATAAAGTAAATGAAACTTATGCAGGAGTTGAAGGGTTGAAAACTGGTTATAATATTCCAGCCGGCTATAACTTGATTACTGCAGCAACTAGACAAAATAAATCTTTGGTTGCTATTGTTACTGGTGGTAAATCTGCTGAGTCTAGAAATATGCAAATGGTAAAACTATTAGATAGCCATTTTGACCAGCCTAGAAATGATAAGACTATGGTTAATAAATTGATAGTCAAGACAACAGTACCATCAAGAACATATGGTAAGAAAACAAAATCAACTAAAGTTGCTACAAATCTTAAAGTAAGAAACAGAAAAAGACTATAG
- a CDS encoding AsmA-like C-terminal region-containing protein yields the protein MIRKVIIFTVIAISLLVCTILVAVNFVDYSSASNSLVNELKISPQNLKKIKIIKFPIPYLIIDHIKEEGKLELENIEIRFVPWSLLIFRPRISAVTIYSATIYSDEQDFDIINHDRLVSSFITNDIMDINFNVKNLSILNKNNQPILTLNNCSLFKNNSIANSTSFKGDGGYVGKLSGFFEKKVNQINLDLTISNDDYNFHLLETYIDSKLINGKAEYLIQNLADILHILVPDLDSLFRRFNQNEKINIKFDILPTGQLLKLENVTIDSNSLVGNGGVYLSRNDNVTSIIKLYFPKIDVKSLITSSNNINQFSDSVFGLRLIFDNKSIITNVLVDQIILGNDEILNNTKLSFNLDKGVLVVNDFSGIIKSGGNFQLIGNVTQNSVRSIFDGTIYLQHNDLNSVLNTLGYKQAVSKKPTAFILSSDLKLTLIDVYLQNLMLKTDNTKVTGNITARFIGSMPHFIATLDFSSIDLNRDDYPIISPMIKFAKSLSENMKDESYLAKYIPIRTADYLGNFDITINDLLIGKNSFGKAYILANVSPGNIGISNLDIRSSSDYINLSASLLASNIKPQLTVTINEGSLNVNFLTPKSLLNLRNNLLNEFDVEKIELKLNCALSKIIQNDLVLQNVKLALANNNALFKIDNLEANLLSGKLKAEGNILLNPYTLNFVYALNSIDLAQLSNILPRGLLDNYGGMSINGTLATHGNSLKELLYELNTQSEFVVKNAKISNFSVDSLIEKINNKDYNLKYLKDDLAKSMYQGQTELNSLRGNLQLKNGIVTMKNLVFNTKYTSGAASLAINIYNLDMVLSSILSFYIADLNPNLNNSSNQNTPINLTIKTSGTILDPIKTSDETELRKALENRRKSTIKGE from the coding sequence ATGATAAGAAAAGTAATTATATTTACTGTCATTGCTATTTCGTTGTTAGTATGTACTATATTAGTTGCGGTGAACTTTGTTGATTATAGTTCCGCCAGTAATAGTCTTGTTAATGAATTAAAAATTTCTCCTCAGAATTTAAAAAAAATAAAAATAATTAAATTTCCCATACCTTATTTGATTATTGATCACATAAAAGAGGAAGGGAAATTAGAATTAGAAAATATAGAAATTCGCTTTGTCCCATGGTCATTATTAATTTTCAGACCAAGAATTAGTGCTGTAACTATATATAGTGCCACAATATATTCAGATGAACAAGATTTTGACATTATAAACCATGATAGGCTAGTTAGTTCATTTATAACAAATGATATAATGGATATAAATTTTAATGTTAAAAATCTGAGTATTCTAAATAAAAATAACCAACCTATTCTTACTTTAAATAATTGCTCTTTATTTAAAAATAACTCTATTGCTAATAGCACTTCATTCAAAGGGGATGGAGGATATGTAGGAAAATTATCTGGGTTTTTTGAAAAAAAGGTCAACCAAATAAATCTCGATCTTACTATCTCTAATGATGATTATAATTTTCATTTGCTAGAAACCTATATAGACTCTAAACTAATAAATGGCAAAGCAGAATATTTAATACAAAATTTAGCTGATATATTACATATTCTAGTGCCAGATTTAGATTCTTTATTTAGAAGATTTAATCAGAATGAAAAGATAAATATAAAATTTGATATCTTACCTACTGGGCAACTGCTCAAGCTAGAAAATGTAACCATAGACTCTAATTCGCTTGTAGGTAATGGAGGGGTATATTTGAGCAGAAATGACAATGTTACTAGTATAATAAAATTATATTTTCCTAAAATAGACGTAAAATCACTTATCACTTCATCAAACAATATTAACCAATTTAGTGATTCAGTTTTTGGATTAAGACTTATCTTTGATAATAAATCAATCATAACGAATGTTTTAGTTGACCAAATAATATTAGGTAACGATGAGATATTAAATAATACTAAACTTTCATTTAATTTAGATAAAGGGGTATTAGTGGTCAATGATTTTTCTGGTATAATAAAATCCGGAGGAAATTTTCAATTGATAGGTAATGTAACCCAAAACTCAGTACGAAGTATATTTGATGGCACAATTTACTTGCAACATAATGACCTTAATTCTGTGTTGAATACTTTAGGTTACAAACAAGCAGTGAGTAAGAAACCTACAGCTTTTATTTTATCTTCAGATTTAAAACTAACCTTAATAGATGTCTATTTACAAAACCTTATGCTAAAAACTGACAACACTAAAGTTACAGGTAATATTACTGCTAGATTTATTGGTTCTATGCCGCATTTTATAGCGACCCTTGACTTTTCCTCGATTGATTTAAATAGAGACGATTACCCGATAATCTCACCAATGATCAAATTTGCTAAAAGTTTGTCAGAGAATATGAAAGATGAATCATACTTAGCTAAATATATTCCCATTAGGACAGCTGATTATTTAGGTAATTTTGATATTACTATAAATGATCTGCTTATAGGAAAGAATTCATTTGGCAAAGCATATATCTTAGCAAATGTCTCACCAGGTAATATTGGAATTAGTAATCTTGATATAAGAAGCAGTAGTGATTACATCAATCTTAGTGCTAGTTTGTTAGCAAGTAACATTAAACCGCAATTAACAGTTACAATAAATGAGGGCTCTCTTAATGTTAACTTTTTAACCCCTAAATCTTTACTTAATCTGCGAAATAACTTATTGAATGAATTTGACGTAGAAAAAATAGAGTTAAAATTAAATTGTGCATTATCAAAAATAATTCAGAATGATCTAGTATTACAAAATGTTAAACTTGCTTTAGCAAATAATAATGCTTTATTTAAGATTGATAACCTTGAAGCAAATCTACTTTCTGGTAAATTAAAAGCAGAAGGTAATATTTTATTAAATCCATATACTCTGAACTTTGTTTATGCACTTAATTCTATTGATTTAGCTCAATTATCTAATATTTTGCCAAGAGGATTACTAGACAATTACGGTGGAATGAGCATAAATGGAACACTTGCTACTCATGGCAATAGTTTAAAAGAATTATTGTATGAGCTTAACACTCAATCAGAGTTTGTAGTAAAAAATGCCAAGATTAGTAACTTCTCTGTTGATTCATTGATAGAAAAAATTAATAATAAAGACTATAATCTAAAGTATTTAAAAGATGATTTAGCAAAATCTATGTATCAAGGGCAAACTGAATTGAATAGTTTGCGTGGTAATCTTCAGTTAAAAAATGGAATAGTTACAATGAAAAACTTAGTATTTAATACAAAATATACTAGCGGAGCTGCATCATTAGCTATAAATATATATAATTTAGATATGGTATTATCTTCAATATTATCTTTCTATATAGCAGACTTAAATCCTAATCTAAATAATTCTAGTAATCAAAATACACCTATAAATCTTACAATAAAAACCTCAGGCACTATATTAGATCCCATAAAAACGTCAGACGAGACTGAATTGAGAAAGGCTTTAGAGAACAGAAGGAAATCCACAATTAAAGGAGAATAA
- a CDS encoding MFS transporter — translation MNRLIQADGVHPQTRLTREQKEAVGLLSIGTFLEYFDLMLYIHMAGILNELFFPKYDPHAAQLLSAFAFCGTYLLRPIGALIFGWIGDTIGRKVTVIITTFMMAFSCIIIASLPTYAEIGITAAVVVSICRIIQGMTSMGEIIGAELYLTETIKRPQQYMSVTVISFFSVLGGTFALGVAFISSSYNFNWRYAFCFGALVALIGSVARTTLRETPEFADAKR, via the coding sequence ATGAATAGATTAATACAAGCAGATGGGGTGCATCCTCAAACTCGTTTAACTAGAGAACAAAAAGAGGCTGTCGGATTACTTTCAATTGGTACATTTCTAGAATATTTTGATCTGATGCTCTATATACATATGGCAGGAATTCTTAATGAGCTTTTTTTCCCGAAATATGATCCCCATGCAGCACAATTACTTTCAGCCTTTGCTTTTTGTGGCACATATTTATTAAGACCTATTGGGGCATTAATTTTTGGATGGATTGGTGATACTATAGGACGTAAAGTAACTGTTATTATTACCACTTTTATGATGGCATTTTCTTGTATTATTATTGCTAGTTTGCCAACTTATGCTGAAATAGGTATTACTGCTGCTGTAGTTGTATCAATATGTCGTATTATACAAGGCATGACTTCCATGGGAGAAATAATAGGGGCAGAATTATATTTGACTGAAACTATAAAACGTCCACAACAATATATGTCTGTAACAGTAATAAGTTTTTTTTCTGTATTAGGGGGAACCTTTGCTTTGGGCGTTGCATTTATTTCTAGCTCTTACAACTTCAATTGGCGTTATGCTTTTTGTTTTGGTGCATTGGTTGCGTTAATTGGTTCAGTAGCTAGAACAACTTTACGAGAAACACCAGAATTTGCTGACGCAAAACGATGA
- a CDS encoding Ulp1 family isopeptidase — protein sequence MAKTGKKENKVRLFNINGHVGQETQQNIIVANFDLNIPTRELKYNIQNGKLNKDNIISEILHEVKQGETPILNIQYNSNMEKPIIDTNDLAALKKSGVQTCFTFGNYNAYNQTLPYYNYWPPLLAQANHVFFANANDQIRAVAEKHVVQEKTSHIQSMQVSNLIESEILKRPPNILVSGKLPNKERLTEVMFAAKELGKNTRVIVASNPSSVDDMASIIATKFGINDQNQQLGIKLEVEEILKDKIGGAKKLENYISQLSQQFQKDLNIAEINPVDIYFDLSDPLRLQNIAKQAKYTITQGGSVENLTNGCIPLAQGHGKRADIVAEVKQREAVPGINSLTIKDMQENLNEYKQENAKRITNTLQQVADERGVSTRQNEVEHSLPEGSKLTKLDYLYDEDDIGNVLKASVDQTKVSIITHASIGEESLLKETLYKAVYSDLIVDNKEAVIIPLNTGHEHWVSLAITKDNEGGIVFTYNDPMGTDIDTRVDLVDMVKKVCPDAKIVDLHTEQQQNDKDCGAFVVDNLIKMAKGEAILTTEESKNIGTTLRQAHAKTMDLEKAKQKVNTIRKSMNTYPSRPTTSPPAIRNNSRPREVSPIR from the coding sequence ATGGCAAAAACAGGTAAAAAAGAAAATAAGGTAAGGTTATTTAATATTAATGGTCATGTAGGTCAAGAGACTCAGCAGAATATTATAGTGGCTAATTTTGACTTAAACATACCAACTAGGGAACTTAAATATAACATTCAAAATGGCAAACTAAATAAGGATAATATAATAAGTGAAATATTGCATGAAGTTAAACAAGGAGAAACGCCTATACTTAATATTCAATATAATTCAAACATGGAAAAACCTATAATTGATACAAATGATTTAGCAGCATTAAAAAAATCAGGTGTTCAAACTTGTTTTACCTTTGGTAATTATAATGCATATAATCAAACTTTGCCATATTATAACTACTGGCCACCTCTTCTTGCACAGGCCAATCACGTGTTTTTTGCCAATGCTAACGACCAAATTAGGGCTGTGGCTGAAAAGCATGTAGTACAAGAAAAAACTTCGCACATCCAATCTATGCAAGTTAGCAATTTAATAGAGTCGGAAATTCTAAAAAGACCTCCTAACATATTAGTGTCAGGGAAATTGCCTAATAAAGAAAGATTGACTGAGGTTATGTTTGCTGCAAAAGAACTAGGAAAAAATACTAGAGTTATAGTAGCCAGCAATCCTTCATCTGTAGATGATATGGCTAGTATTATTGCGACCAAATTTGGTATCAACGACCAAAACCAACAATTAGGTATTAAGCTAGAAGTTGAGGAAATTTTAAAAGATAAAATTGGTGGAGCTAAAAAACTAGAAAATTATATATCACAATTATCTCAACAATTCCAAAAAGATCTTAATATAGCAGAAATAAACCCTGTTGATATATATTTTGACCTATCTGATCCATTGAGACTTCAGAATATTGCCAAACAGGCTAAATATACTATAACTCAAGGAGGCTCGGTCGAAAATTTAACTAATGGCTGTATCCCATTAGCTCAAGGTCATGGGAAAAGGGCTGATATTGTTGCTGAAGTTAAGCAAAGGGAAGCTGTTCCTGGCATTAACAGCTTAACTATTAAGGATATGCAAGAGAATTTAAATGAGTATAAACAAGAAAATGCTAAAAGAATTACCAATACCCTTCAGCAAGTGGCAGATGAAAGGGGGGTATCAACTAGACAAAATGAGGTAGAACATTCATTGCCTGAGGGTAGCAAATTAACTAAACTAGATTATTTATATGACGAAGATGATATTGGCAATGTATTAAAAGCGTCTGTAGATCAAACAAAGGTTTCTATTATTACTCATGCTTCTATAGGAGAAGAAAGTTTATTAAAGGAAACTCTTTATAAAGCTGTGTATAGTGATTTAATAGTAGATAACAAGGAAGCGGTTATTATACCCCTTAACACTGGACACGAACATTGGGTTAGTTTAGCAATCACTAAAGACAACGAGGGAGGTATAGTGTTTACCTATAATGATCCTATGGGAACAGATATAGACACAAGAGTGGATTTAGTAGATATGGTTAAAAAAGTTTGTCCTGATGCTAAAATAGTAGATTTACACACTGAGCAACAACAAAATGATAAAGATTGTGGGGCTTTCGTTGTGGATAATTTAATTAAAATGGCAAAAGGCGAGGCAATTCTTACCACTGAAGAATCTAAAAACATAGGAACAACATTACGCCAAGCTCATGCAAAAACAATGGATCTTGAAAAAGCCAAGCAAAAAGTTAATACCATTAGAAAATCGATGAATACCTATCCATCTCGTCCTACTA
- the rimM gene encoding ribosome maturation factor RimM (Essential for efficient processing of 16S rRNA): MSIKEDLIFVGVVSSVHGVQGNVYVKSFTMPNTNIIKMNLVDELGKKIILKLISQNSKGDIICRFNEINSRTLAAGLKGCKLFCHRRDFPSLSEDEFYIEDLRGLLVLDTNLVAIGKITNVFNFKAGDIIEIEFISNKKVELFPFNKQFFPVVTKEHAILAKI; this comes from the coding sequence GTGTCTATTAAAGAAGATTTAATTTTTGTTGGTGTAGTATCATCCGTACACGGAGTGCAGGGTAATGTTTACGTCAAATCTTTTACTATGCCAAATACTAATATAATTAAAATGAATTTGGTGGATGAATTAGGAAAAAAAATTATCCTTAAACTCATTAGTCAAAATTCTAAAGGTGATATAATATGTAGATTTAACGAAATTAATAGTAGGACATTAGCTGCAGGGTTAAAGGGATGTAAGCTTTTTTGTCATAGGCGTGATTTCCCTTCATTAAGTGAAGATGAATTTTATATTGAAGACTTAAGAGGCTTACTGGTACTAGATACTAATTTGGTGGCTATAGGAAAAATTACAAATGTTTTTAATTTTAAAGCAGGCGATATCATTGAAATCGAGTTTATCAGCAATAAAAAAGTAGAATTATTTCCTTTTAACAAGCAATTTTTCCCAGTAGTGACGAAAGAGCATGCTATTTTAGCAAAGATTTGA
- a CDS encoding AmpG family muropeptide MFS transporter has translation MLLLRILKDYRLFEILVLGAISGMPLAILFTSLVAWLKDSNIDIAIITTFAVARLSYSLKVFWSPLVDYFKIPLLKKFGHRKSWLILCTILISLVLFSMSTVLPNESLTLLYFLTICLGFLSATFDISVDALRIDKFDQETQAIASATAVLGYRLGMLITGAGALYFAEATSDWSATFVAMSIIFVVATIFIITVNEPTLLRENVDILSLLSLTKIVINPFKDFFVRKYAVTILLAVIFFKLGDAMLGVVSMPFYMELGYTKGQIALIIKFYGVLATLAGSFAGGIVVYRLGNFKGLIITGIIQSITHFAFIWLNHQPVSSEAFCIAITIENFAGAMGTTALVGYISNLCNKQYSASQYALLSSSSSLFNNTVTVSGGSLVKMLGWDNFFILTIILALPGLIILFYLNKKISKR, from the coding sequence ATGTTATTATTAAGAATTTTAAAAGATTATAGACTGTTCGAAATATTGGTTCTTGGGGCAATTAGTGGCATGCCACTAGCTATATTATTCACTAGCTTAGTTGCTTGGCTTAAAGATTCTAATATTGATATTGCAATTATTACCACTTTTGCCGTTGCAAGACTATCCTATTCGCTAAAAGTTTTTTGGTCTCCTTTGGTAGATTATTTTAAGATACCATTATTAAAGAAATTTGGTCATAGAAAAAGTTGGCTGATACTTTGTACTATACTAATATCTTTAGTACTATTCAGTATGAGTACAGTTTTACCTAATGAATCATTAACTTTACTATATTTTCTTACTATCTGCCTTGGTTTCTTGTCAGCAACATTTGATATTAGTGTTGATGCGCTTAGGATAGATAAATTTGATCAGGAAACCCAAGCTATAGCGAGTGCTACGGCAGTATTAGGCTATAGACTTGGCATGCTGATTACTGGAGCTGGGGCTTTGTATTTTGCTGAAGCCACAAGTGATTGGTCAGCTACATTTGTGGCTATGAGTATAATTTTTGTTGTAGCAACAATTTTTATAATTACTGTCAATGAACCTACATTATTACGAGAAAATGTTGATATTTTATCTTTATTATCACTAACAAAAATAGTAATTAACCCTTTTAAGGACTTTTTTGTTAGGAAATATGCCGTTACTATTTTACTAGCAGTAATATTTTTTAAATTAGGTGATGCTATGCTTGGTGTAGTATCTATGCCATTTTATATGGAACTTGGTTATACAAAGGGACAGATAGCACTGATTATTAAATTTTATGGGGTACTAGCTACACTTGCTGGGTCTTTTGCTGGTGGAATAGTTGTATACCGACTTGGAAATTTTAAAGGGCTGATTATAACGGGAATTATACAAAGTATCACGCATTTCGCATTTATTTGGTTGAATCATCAACCAGTAAGTTCTGAAGCTTTCTGCATTGCTATTACTATAGAGAACTTTGCTGGAGCTATGGGTACTACTGCACTTGTTGGATATATTAGCAACCTTTGCAACAAACAATATTCTGCATCGCAATATGCTTTACTCAGTAGTAGTAGTAGTTTGTTTAATAACACAGTCACCGTTTCTGGTGGTAGCCTAGTAAAAATGTTGGGTTGGGATAATTTTTTTATCTTAACAATAATTTTAGCCTTGCCAGGACTTATAATATTGTTCTATCTTAATAAAAAGATTTCTAAAAGGTAA